A single Heterodontus francisci isolate sHetFra1 chromosome 11, sHetFra1.hap1, whole genome shotgun sequence DNA region contains:
- the LOC137374970 gene encoding extracellular calcium-sensing receptor-like: protein MIFAIEEVNKDETLLPNITLGYRIHDDCASSTIATEVALALVNGQEETYVDHVCSTSLNAAGIVGGDGSSESISVARAIGPFKIPMVSYFSTCVCLNNRNEYPTFYRTIPSDYHQSKALVQLVKRFGWTWIGTINSNNDYGNSGMKAFIDAAVNFGICIAFSESFYRTDPLEKIVKIVQVIKASTTKVVVAFASSGEMRVLFGEILRQNLTGIQWIGSEAWITADIIAPDQRSRFLTGAIGTALRAVEVLGLRDFLLRVHPSMFPGDSLVREFWETTFGCSLILDNTTSRVGSPFQLPQCTGDETLHEIYNVYTDLTLDGSSYNVYKAVYTFAHALHKMFSCENGKGPFISNTCAYVSDFHPWQLLHYMKSVHFTTKTGEKVYFDDNGNPVAGYDFVNWQMNTNGAIEVEIVGHYNGSAPAGKELVLNPKGIVWSSGDQEIPDAVCSESCSPGTRKKTRKGQPVCCFDCTPCADGEISNTTDSTDCINCPFLYWSNDRKDQCIPKKIEYLAFTEILGIVLVTLAMIGMCMAINTTVLFFRYRETPLVKANNSELSFLLLLALMCCFLCSVTFIGEPSDWSCMLRHTAFGVTFVLCISCVLVKTILVLMAFKATHPSSNRMKWFGQKQQRLSVFLLTFIQGLICALWLIIAPPFPMKNTNHYREIIILECDAGSSAAFYSVSGYIAFLSCACFVLAFLARKLPDNFNEAKCITFSMLIFCAVWITFIPASVSSPGKYTVAVEVFAILASSFGLLLCIFAPKCYIIMITPEKNTKINLMGKVFEKRL from the exons ATGATTTTTGCAATAGAGGAAGTAAACAAGGATGAGACACTTCTCCCGAATATTACCCTAGGCTACAGGATTCACGATGACTGCGCTTCCTCCACTATTGCAACAGAAGTCGCTCTGGCTCTCGTTAATGGGCAGGAAGAAACGTATGTGGATCATGTCTGCAGCACGTCTCTCAATGCTGCTGGTATTGTTGGTGGCGATGGATCCTCAGAGTCTATATCAGTGGCAAGAGCAATCGGTCCTTTTAAAATACCAATG GTTAGCTATTTCTCCACGTGTGTATGTCTCAACAATAGGAATGAATATCCGACTTTTTATCGAACAATACCAAGTGACTACCATCAATCCAAGGCATTGGTTCAACTTGTTAAGAGGTTTGGATGGACTTGGATCGGGACCATTAACAGCAACAATGACTATGGCAACTCAGGAATGAAAGCGTTTATTGACGCTGCCGTGAATTTCGGTATTTGCATTGCCTTCTCCGAATCGTTTTATAGAACCGATCCTTTAGAAAAAATTGTGAAAATTGTGCAAGTGATAAAAGCGTCAACTACAAAAGTTGTGGTGGCTTTTGCGTCATCGGGGGAAATGCGTGTTTTATTTGGCGAGATTTTACGGCAGAACCTCACTGGAATACAATGGATAGGAAGCGAAGCTTGGATTACAGCAGATATTATTGCTCCAGATCAAAGATCGAGATTCCTTACTGGGGCAATTGGAACTGCGCTGCGTGCGGTAGAAGTTCTAGGTCTGCGAGATTTTCTGCTCAGGGTCCATCCTTCTATGTTTCCTGGTGATAGTTTAGTTAGGGAGTTTTGGGAAACAACGTTCGGATGCTCTCTAATATTAGATAACACTACAAGCCGAGTAGGTTCTCCTTTTCAGCTCCCTCAATGTACTGGAGATGAAACTTTGCATGAAATATACAACGTCTATACTGACCTAACTCTGGACGGAAGTTCCTACAATGTGTATAAAGCAGTTTATACCTTCGCACACGCACTGCACAAAATGTTTTCTTGTGAAAATGGCAAAGGACCATTCATAAGTAATACGTGCGCATATGTTTCAGACTTTCATCCATGGCAG CTGCTCCATTACATGAAGTCCGTACACTTCACAACGAAAACTGGTGAGAAGGTGTATTTTGATGATAATGGCAATCCAGTAGCCGGGTACGACTTTGTAAATTGGCAAATGAATACAAACGGCGCTATTGAAGTGGAGATAGTTGGACATTATAATGGGTCAGCACCTGCGGGGAAAGAACTGGTGTTGAATCCGAAGGGAATTGTCTGGAGTAGTGGCGACCAGGAG ATTCCCGATGCTGTGTGCTCTGAAAGTTGTTCTCCTGGAACAAGAAAAAAGACGAGAAAAGGACAACCTGTTTGTTGTTTTGACTGCACTCCCTGTGCAGATGGAGAAATCAGTAACACTACAG ACTCCACAGACTGCATTAACTGTCCTTTCCTATACTGGTCCAATGATCGGAAAGATCAATGTATACCGAAGAAAATAGAATATCTGGCTTTTACAGAAATCCTGGGAATTGTTCTGGTGACTCTTGCAATGATTGGAATGTGCATGGCTATCAATACAACTGTTCTTTTCTTTAGATATCGAGAAACACCTCTTGTCAAAGCCAACAATTCCGAGCTGAGCTTCCTCCTTCTTTTAGCATTAATGTGCTGTTTTTTGTGCTCAGTTACATTCATTGGCGAACCCTCTGACTGGTCTTGTATGTTACGACACACAGCGTTCGGTGTTACATTTGTCCTTTGTATTTCCTGCGTTTTGGTTAAAACCATCCTCGTGCTGATGGCATTTAAGGCCACGCATCCCAGCAGTAACAGGATGAAATGGTTTGGTCAAAAACAGCAGCGTCTAAGTGTTTTCCTCCTAACATTCATTCAGGGTTTAATATGTGCCCTTTGGTTGATCATTGCGCCGCCATTTCCCATGAAGAACACAAACCATTACAGGGAAATCATTATTTTAGAATGCGATGCGGGTTCTTCGGCAGCTTTCTATTCTGTATCAGGTTATATCGCTTTCTTATCGTGCGCATGTTTTGTCTTGGCTTTTCTTGCCCGGAAGCTGCCAGATAATTTCAACGAAGCTAAATGTATCACTTTCAGCATGCTTATCTTTTGTGCTGTTTGGATAACTTTTATTCCAGCTTCTGTGAGTTCTCCTGGGAAATACACTGTCGCGGTGGAAGTGTTTGCGATTCTGGCCTCCAGTTTCGGATTGCTGCTTTGCATTTTTGCTCCAAAGTGTTACATTATCATGATAACTCCGGAAAAAAATACAAAGATCAATCTAATGGGTAAAGTGTTTGAAAAGCGGCTTTAA